A genomic window from Levilactobacillus yonginensis includes:
- a CDS encoding VOC family protein, giving the protein MQKTRVMLYVDNVATVVKFWRENFETTTVAESPLPDGSTNVVLAMPFGVELSFFSNEFIKKYSPEVLGNQPSIMFFSDDFEGLHDRLAGATPISDDNGQPAFGFPDPEGHYFAIGKA; this is encoded by the coding sequence ATGCAAAAGACACGGGTAATGCTGTACGTGGATAACGTTGCGACCGTGGTGAAATTTTGGCGGGAAAACTTTGAAACGACCACGGTAGCGGAATCGCCACTGCCGGATGGTTCGACCAATGTCGTACTCGCTATGCCATTTGGGGTGGAGCTATCATTTTTCTCAAACGAATTTATTAAGAAATATTCACCAGAGGTTCTCGGCAATCAACCATCTATCATGTTTTTCAGTGACGACTTTGAGGGGCTACATGACCGGTTAGCAGGTGCCACGCCAATTTCCGATGATAATGGCCAGCCAGCGTTTGGCTTCCCAGATCCTGAAGGTCACTACTTTGCCATCGGAAAAGCTTAG
- a CDS encoding MarR family winged helix-turn-helix transcriptional regulator yields MTDGSRDLLESFGKLLQNRAFLMAVGHQAGMGGHGGPNGRRGQGRLLKVLAKTPDGLTNAEIAEVLDIRPSSVSATINRLEEAGFVERVPSPTDKRAIIVRLSQRGHELFDQYHERKDDVADQLFGRLTADEQVQLEQLLTKLSHQISDLDWDDFMQRGHGWPHGMGRPRF; encoded by the coding sequence ATGACAGATGGCAGTCGCGATTTATTAGAGAGTTTTGGGAAGTTGTTGCAGAACCGTGCCTTCTTGATGGCAGTCGGGCATCAGGCCGGAATGGGTGGTCATGGTGGCCCTAATGGTCGTCGTGGTCAGGGACGATTGCTCAAGGTATTGGCGAAGACACCGGATGGGCTGACTAACGCCGAAATTGCCGAAGTGTTAGACATTCGGCCAAGCTCAGTCAGTGCGACGATCAATCGGTTGGAAGAGGCTGGGTTTGTCGAGCGGGTACCAAGTCCGACCGATAAACGGGCCATTATTGTGCGATTGAGTCAACGCGGGCATGAATTGTTTGACCAATATCATGAACGTAAGGATGATGTTGCTGATCAGCTTTTTGGCAGATTGACCGCTGATGAACAGGTTCAACTCGAGCAATTATTGACCAAGTTGAGTCACCAAATCAGTGATTTAGATTGGGACGACTTTATGCAACGCGGGCATGGCTGGCCACACGGGATGGGCCGACCACGTTTCTAA
- a CDS encoding ABC transporter ATP-binding protein, protein MERRIAAPKTAQQRSAQKFDFKGFLNLIRHTKPKYWQLWVGLFLGMLATGAQLAVPKLAQSLINGLGHAMNQPLLITVIGLFIVSALVSAVSGALLGFFGENVVAGLRETLWQKLIRLRVSYFDNVKTGEMTSRLVNDTMQIKNLLANSFPQMVTSLLQLAGALVIMLLMDWKMTMIMFIAVPLVMAVMFPIMQLSRKIGHQRQDAMAAFSGVSDETLSEIRLVKSSNAESYEEQTGAKEIQSLYQIGLKEAIYDSIAGPAMTASMLAVFVGVLAYAAVRVSAGTMSMGTMFSFLMYLFQIIGPAGTLARFFTDLSKASGSTERVQELLAEPEEALEDGPTQSVSDQTLAMQHVDFSYEDGQPILHDVNFEARPNTVVAFAGPSGGGKSTIFGLLERYYQPENGQVTIGGENVQSFNLSDWRSQIGYVSQDSAIMAGTIRHNLTYGANRDYSDEELWHVLQLASADGFVHNMSDGLDTQVGERGVKVSGGQRQRLAIARAFLRDPKILLLDEATASLDSESEAMVQQALSELMKGRTTLIIAHRLSTIVDADNIYFIEDGHVSGHGTHTELMASLPLYRDYVKIQFKE, encoded by the coding sequence ATGGAACGTAGAATTGCAGCGCCTAAGACAGCTCAGCAGCGGTCAGCGCAAAAGTTTGATTTCAAAGGATTTTTAAATTTGATTCGGCACACGAAGCCTAAGTATTGGCAATTGTGGGTCGGCCTATTTCTGGGGATGCTGGCCACTGGTGCCCAATTAGCGGTACCCAAGTTGGCTCAGTCATTGATCAATGGTCTCGGGCATGCGATGAACCAACCCCTGCTGATCACGGTAATCGGTTTATTCATTGTGAGTGCGCTAGTCAGTGCGGTCTCCGGGGCCTTGCTTGGGTTCTTTGGCGAAAATGTTGTTGCTGGATTGCGGGAAACGTTATGGCAAAAATTGATTCGATTACGAGTCAGCTACTTTGATAACGTCAAGACTGGTGAGATGACGTCGCGGTTGGTCAACGACACCATGCAAATCAAAAACTTGTTGGCCAATTCATTTCCCCAGATGGTGACGTCGCTCCTACAATTAGCTGGTGCGCTGGTCATTATGCTACTGATGGACTGGAAGATGACCATGATTATGTTCATTGCAGTTCCACTAGTCATGGCCGTGATGTTTCCAATCATGCAACTTTCACGTAAAATTGGCCACCAACGCCAGGATGCCATGGCTGCATTTAGTGGGGTCAGCGATGAGACGCTGAGTGAGATTCGTTTGGTTAAGTCTTCCAATGCCGAGAGTTATGAAGAACAGACCGGAGCGAAAGAGATTCAGAGTCTTTACCAAATTGGTTTGAAGGAAGCAATTTACGATTCAATTGCTGGGCCAGCAATGACGGCCAGTATGTTGGCCGTCTTCGTCGGGGTGTTAGCCTACGCAGCGGTCCGGGTGTCGGCAGGGACGATGAGCATGGGAACGATGTTTTCTTTCCTGATGTATCTTTTCCAAATCATTGGACCAGCGGGAACGTTGGCACGTTTCTTCACCGATTTGTCGAAGGCTAGTGGCTCAACCGAACGAGTTCAGGAACTCTTGGCAGAACCAGAAGAAGCCTTGGAGGATGGACCAACACAATCAGTGAGTGACCAAACGTTGGCTATGCAACACGTTGATTTTTCCTATGAAGATGGGCAACCAATCTTACACGACGTGAATTTTGAAGCACGGCCCAACACGGTAGTGGCGTTTGCCGGACCTTCCGGTGGGGGTAAATCTACGATTTTTGGTTTGCTAGAACGCTATTATCAGCCAGAAAACGGCCAGGTCACCATTGGCGGCGAGAACGTTCAAAGCTTTAACTTGAGTGATTGGCGTTCGCAGATTGGCTACGTAAGCCAGGACTCGGCCATTATGGCGGGAACCATTCGCCATAACTTAACTTATGGTGCCAACCGGGACTATAGCGATGAGGAATTGTGGCACGTTTTGCAACTCGCTTCAGCCGATGGCTTTGTTCACAACATGAGCGATGGCTTGGACACACAGGTCGGTGAACGAGGTGTGAAAGTCAGTGGGGGCCAACGTCAGCGCTTGGCAATTGCCCGAGCCTTTCTCAGAGACCCCAAGATTCTCCTGCTGGATGAGGCGACGGCCAGTTTAGATTCTGAATCAGAAGCGATGGTCCAGCAAGCGTTGAGCGAGCTAATGAAAGGCCGCACGACGCTAATTATTGCGCACCGCTTGAGCACGATTGTTGATGCTGACAATATCTACTTCATTGAGGATGGTCATGTTAGCGGACATGGCACCCATACGGAATTGATGGCCAGCTTGCCACTGTATCGTGATTACGTAAAGATTCAATTTAAAGAATAA
- a CDS encoding phosphatase PAP2 family protein, with the protein MKIRQRTWTKRAAAILSLVAVTLPMATNVAQASSSKDLAPHRAEYGYFIDTYKQNISTYKTASNNPMVGMLSSFSNYYANGKNLEKALMKENIDKAAKITQTRTPAEAERSYLTDWRDLRYSVINGLGPYSSAFIKNADAKTDFTSMPSTPDPAHRPWGHTPWASEDSRLGPIVSLLNHNSYTAYSGTGVIKDVVKYKRPYRQSSEVKPLPALVNVMAAAPENDYDFASGHTTAGFEDGLNLAYVVPERFQQMITRSSEVGLDRIIAGRHTPLAVMGGRMAGTAVTASALSNPSNQDMMKKAYDATHSDALLGSKDTTTQDDFGDYATNRDNYRYRMTYGFKQIGNPNVAMRVPKGAEVLLATRLPYLNATQRRDVLFTTGMPSGYPVMDDTEGWGRLDLFSAANGYGKFNDKVTVAMDAKQGGFNAKDNWRNNIAGKGSLVKSGTGLLQLSGNNAFTGGTTVKGGTLQLTTATAAGKGNVKVNGGTLQLSTKKVTVKGNFQQTQKGQLRVAKNAHVTIKKTAKLGGTLKLTAGSLKNGTKVLTFKNHKGKFAHVSGLPKGWHVVYTKHAVKLAK; encoded by the coding sequence ATGAAGATCAGACAACGGACTTGGACCAAACGCGCAGCTGCAATTTTATCATTGGTAGCTGTGACGCTGCCAATGGCAACGAACGTGGCACAAGCCAGCTCGTCAAAGGATTTAGCGCCCCATCGTGCCGAATACGGCTACTTCATTGATACATATAAACAAAATATTTCCACTTACAAGACAGCATCCAATAACCCAATGGTAGGAATGCTCTCAAGTTTCTCGAACTACTACGCTAATGGCAAGAATCTGGAAAAGGCCTTGATGAAGGAAAACATCGACAAGGCCGCTAAAATTACCCAGACGCGGACGCCGGCTGAAGCTGAACGGTCCTACTTAACGGACTGGCGAGACCTTCGTTACAGCGTTATCAACGGTTTGGGGCCTTACTCATCAGCCTTCATCAAGAACGCAGATGCCAAGACTGATTTCACGTCAATGCCTTCAACGCCCGATCCTGCCCACCGTCCTTGGGGCCACACACCATGGGCTTCTGAAGATTCAAGATTAGGACCTATCGTGTCTCTGTTGAATCACAACTCCTACACCGCTTATTCTGGAACCGGGGTGATCAAGGACGTCGTTAAATACAAGCGTCCTTACCGTCAGAGTAGTGAAGTTAAGCCATTACCAGCACTGGTCAACGTGATGGCTGCTGCGCCAGAAAACGACTACGACTTTGCCAGTGGCCACACGACCGCCGGCTTTGAAGACGGGTTGAACTTGGCTTACGTTGTTCCAGAACGTTTCCAACAAATGATCACCCGTTCCTCTGAAGTTGGTCTTGACCGGATCATTGCTGGCCGTCACACGCCATTAGCTGTTATGGGTGGTCGGATGGCTGGTACAGCCGTTACCGCCAGTGCTCTGAGCAATCCTAGCAACCAAGACATGATGAAGAAAGCCTACGACGCTACTCACTCTGACGCCCTCTTAGGCAGCAAGGACACGACGACTCAAGATGACTTTGGTGACTACGCAACCAACCGTGACAACTACCGTTACCGGATGACTTACGGCTTCAAGCAAATTGGTAACCCTAACGTGGCAATGCGCGTTCCTAAGGGTGCCGAAGTATTGTTGGCTACTCGCCTGCCTTACCTGAACGCTACACAACGTCGCGACGTGTTGTTCACGACAGGAATGCCTTCAGGCTACCCTGTCATGGACGATACTGAAGGCTGGGGTCGTTTAGATCTCTTCTCAGCTGCTAACGGTTACGGTAAATTCAATGACAAGGTGACTGTTGCCATGGATGCCAAGCAAGGTGGTTTCAACGCTAAGGATAACTGGCGGAACAACATCGCTGGTAAGGGTTCCTTGGTCAAATCTGGTACCGGTCTGCTCCAACTGAGCGGGAACAATGCCTTCACTGGTGGAACCACGGTTAAGGGTGGTACGCTGCAATTAACTACGGCCACTGCTGCTGGTAAAGGGAACGTTAAAGTCAACGGCGGGACGCTGCAATTGAGCACTAAGAAAGTTACCGTTAAGGGGAACTTCCAACAAACTCAAAAAGGCCAACTCCGCGTAGCCAAGAATGCTCACGTAACGATCAAGAAGACTGCCAAGTTAGGCGGTACGCTGAAGTTAACCGCCGGTAGCTTAAAGAACGGGACGAAAGTTCTGACCTTCAAGAACCACAAAGGCAAGTTTGCTCACGTCAGCGGCTTACCAAAGGGCTGGCACGTTGTTTACACGAAACACGCTGTTAAATTAGCTAAATAA
- a CDS encoding phosphatase PAP2 family protein, whose translation MKTRQRTWTKRAATILSLVAVTLPMATNVAQASTAAQLAPQRAVYGYFMDTYKQNVSTYKTASNNPMIGMLSEFSNYYADGKNLDKALMKENIDKSAKITQTRTPAEEERSYLTDRRDLRYSVINALGPYAPAFIKNANAQTPFQSMPSTPDPVNKKHVHVDWADENSKLGPIVAFMNHNSYTAYSNTGIVKSVVRYKRPYRWSTEVKPLPALSKIMAAAPATDFDFASGHTTTGFEDGLSLAYAFPERFQELLTRSSEIGLDRVIAGRHSPLAVMGGRMAGSAVVASALNNHSNQDMMKKAYDAAHSDALLGSKDSSAHDDFANYQKNREDYRYRMTYGFKQIGNPNVDMHVPKGAEALLSTRLPYLTDTQRRDVLFTTGMPSGYPLMDDAEGWGRLDLFSAASGYGKFNDTVTVKMDATKGGFNAQDNWRNDISGKGSLIKAGSGLLQLSGDNTYAGGATVKGGTLQLASTTATGKGNVQVKRGSLQLSTQKVTVKGRYQQAKSGQLSLAKNAHLAIKKNAKLAGTLKLTAGSLKNGAKIMTFRSHKGKFTHITGLPKGWHVVYTKHAVKLVK comes from the coding sequence ATGAAAACTAGACAACGTACCTGGACCAAGCGGGCTGCCACCATTCTCTCATTGGTCGCCGTAACTCTTCCCATGGCAACTAACGTGGCCCAAGCCAGCACCGCAGCACAATTAGCGCCACAACGGGCCGTGTACGGTTACTTTATGGATACATATAAGCAAAACGTGTCGACCTACAAGACCGCCTCCAACAATCCAATGATTGGCATGCTTTCCGAATTTTCTAACTACTATGCTGATGGGAAAAATCTCGACAAAGCTTTGATGAAGGAAAATATCGATAAGTCTGCTAAGATCACGCAAACGCGGACCCCTGCCGAAGAGGAACGGTCATACTTAACTGACCGGCGGGACCTCCGTTACAGTGTTATCAACGCACTTGGGCCTTACGCACCAGCATTCATTAAAAATGCGAACGCTCAAACACCTTTCCAATCAATGCCAAGCACCCCTGATCCGGTCAACAAAAAGCACGTCCACGTTGATTGGGCCGATGAAAACTCAAAACTGGGACCCATCGTGGCCTTCATGAACCACAATTCATACACAGCCTACTCCAACACCGGCATCGTAAAAAGTGTCGTTCGGTACAAGCGCCCTTATCGTTGGAGCACAGAAGTTAAACCTCTACCGGCTCTTTCAAAGATTATGGCTGCAGCTCCCGCAACTGATTTTGACTTTGCGAGCGGCCACACGACGACTGGTTTTGAAGACGGACTATCACTGGCTTACGCGTTCCCTGAAAGATTCCAGGAACTCCTCACTCGTTCTTCGGAGATTGGCCTTGACCGGGTTATTGCTGGACGCCACTCGCCACTTGCAGTTATGGGTGGTCGGATGGCAGGGAGCGCTGTCGTCGCTTCAGCTTTGAATAACCACAGTAACCAGGACATGATGAAAAAAGCTTATGATGCCGCTCACTCCGATGCTTTGCTTGGCAGCAAAGATTCATCAGCGCATGACGACTTTGCCAACTACCAAAAGAACCGGGAGGACTATCGTTACCGGATGACCTACGGCTTCAAACAAATTGGGAATCCTAACGTTGATATGCACGTTCCTAAGGGGGCCGAAGCCTTACTTTCAACCCGACTCCCTTACCTGACTGACACGCAACGCCGCGACGTTCTGTTCACGACTGGCATGCCTTCTGGTTATCCCCTGATGGACGATGCGGAGGGCTGGGGCCGTTTGGACCTCTTCTCTGCCGCCAGTGGCTATGGCAAGTTCAACGATACCGTTACGGTTAAAATGGATGCTACTAAGGGTGGGTTCAACGCGCAAGATAACTGGCGCAATGATATTTCTGGTAAAGGTTCATTGATCAAGGCTGGTAGTGGTTTACTCCAATTGAGTGGGGACAATACCTATGCCGGTGGTGCAACTGTCAAAGGTGGCACGTTACAACTGGCCTCCACCACCGCCACTGGTAAGGGAAACGTTCAGGTCAAACGTGGTTCACTCCAACTGAGCACCCAAAAAGTCACCGTCAAGGGACGCTACCAACAAGCCAAGAGTGGCCAACTATCCTTAGCTAAGAACGCCCATTTAGCCATTAAGAAGAACGCCAAGTTAGCTGGTACGCTAAAGTTAACTGCTGGTAGTCTGAAGAACGGTGCCAAGATCATGACTTTCCGTAGCCACAAGGGTAAGTTTACCCACATCACTGGCTTACCAAAGGGCTGGCACGTTGTTTACACCAAGCATGCTGTTAAGTTAGTAAAATAG
- a CDS encoding winged helix-turn-helix transcriptional regulator, protein MALTNINLGSELGLEILHQRWYALILYQLDAQPTDFMELRRTVRGISTFNLLLRLKKLIEWNLIETIPDNDYSYRLTISGVMFHQILTSLEDWGNTTLRHELKI, encoded by the coding sequence ATGGCACTCACCAATATTAATCTGGGCAGCGAGTTGGGACTGGAAATCCTGCATCAACGCTGGTACGCACTTATTTTGTACCAACTCGACGCGCAACCGACTGACTTCATGGAACTGCGTCGCACCGTGCGTGGAATCTCTACGTTTAACCTGCTCCTCCGGTTAAAGAAATTGATAGAATGGAACTTGATTGAAACCATTCCTGACAATGACTACAGTTACCGTCTAACAATCAGTGGCGTCATGTTTCATCAGATTCTGACGTCCCTGGAGGACTGGGGAAATACGACCCTCCGACACGAATTGAAGATTTAA
- a CDS encoding SpaA isopeptide-forming pilin-related protein, protein MLTNTSSNRNWRRVFLLIASLLLTFFVGRSQASANTVSVNGLGAADATITNDQGVTQSTTGNLDKYSAYQIHYKWTINDTTKLAEGDTATVSLPANVASSYNYTFDLTDAKSQAKIGTFTIQKGSQTGTITFNDYLVTHNTARQGTLQLAANGKHVNTGNTNWFVNKVGWLTNTTIKDGHPTTANWNIAFNPDNQDLTNVTLTDTLGSDQTYVPGSVKVDGNIPAPDVTVNGNTITMKFGHVNKKVNLNYQTSLTGVPSDSHWSNAATLTATNGSTALNKTVHGTIAWGGNGEGNGDEQAANGAVTLIKTDQWGCRHLANAHFNLYTATGKLIKSDVTTNWRGELKVGNLKYASYYFVETKAPRGYQRSNRHLTFTLSNKMPAVKLQVPNAKKSWGYCPSFHKVKLQFVWYHCVTWQWCLW, encoded by the coding sequence ATGCTTACCAATACTTCTTCCAACCGCAATTGGCGCCGTGTATTTCTGCTGATTGCTAGCCTGTTACTGACCTTCTTTGTCGGCCGTTCACAAGCTAGTGCCAACACTGTCTCGGTCAATGGTCTTGGCGCTGCGGACGCCACTATCACGAACGATCAAGGTGTCACACAATCTACGACCGGCAACCTCGACAAGTACAGTGCCTATCAGATTCATTACAAATGGACCATTAACGACACAACCAAACTGGCTGAGGGTGATACGGCAACGGTCTCCCTGCCCGCCAACGTGGCCTCTAGTTACAACTACACATTCGATTTGACCGATGCTAAGTCTCAGGCCAAAATTGGGACCTTTACCATCCAAAAGGGCAGTCAGACGGGGACTATCACGTTCAATGACTACCTTGTTACTCACAACACAGCCCGCCAAGGTACTTTACAACTCGCCGCAAACGGGAAGCACGTCAACACTGGTAACACCAACTGGTTCGTTAATAAAGTCGGCTGGCTCACGAATACGACAATTAAAGATGGCCACCCAACAACGGCCAACTGGAATATTGCCTTCAATCCTGACAACCAGGACTTAACGAACGTTACGCTGACTGATACCTTGGGTAGCGACCAGACTTACGTTCCTGGCTCCGTCAAAGTCGACGGCAACATCCCAGCACCCGACGTCACGGTCAACGGCAACACGATTACCATGAAATTTGGTCACGTCAATAAGAAGGTCAACCTGAACTACCAGACTAGTCTCACTGGAGTCCCTAGTGATAGCCACTGGTCTAACGCGGCCACATTGACCGCTACGAACGGTAGCACCGCTCTGAATAAAACGGTCCACGGTACCATTGCCTGGGGAGGTAATGGTGAAGGCAACGGCGACGAACAAGCTGCTAATGGCGCCGTCACGTTGATCAAGACGGATCAATGGGGTTGCAGACATTTAGCTAACGCCCACTTCAATCTCTACACGGCCACCGGCAAGCTCATTAAGAGCGACGTCACGACTAACTGGCGCGGCGAACTCAAGGTCGGTAACCTGAAGTATGCCAGTTACTACTTTGTTGAAACCAAAGCCCCACGCGGCTATCAACGCTCTAACCGGCACCTTACCTTCACGCTGAGCAATAAGATGCCTGCCGTTAAGCTGCAAGTACCAAACGCTAAGAAGTCTTGGGGCTACTGCCCTTCTTTTCATAAGGTCAAGCTTCAATTTGTCTGGTACCACTGTGTCACTTGGCAATGGTGCCTGTGGTAA
- a CDS encoding alpha-galactosidase, translating into MSIIVNHQQFHLQTDHSSYIFHVMANGELGQLYYGPRLHDQATYPELLVREHHEAMPAWRLDTPDFQPETLKQEFAGLGKGDYRDPAFQITEPDGSRISEFSYQDFRIVDGKSRLRGLPSTFDDEHDDAQTLVISLVDAVTQVVLELSYAVFPHQDVIVRSAKFQNQGQAAVKLNRALSSQLDLPDADYDLLQFSGTWTRERHLVRTPLRSGIQSVGSLRGASSHQQNPAMILARPQTTDDQGAAMGFNLVYSGNFLDQVEVDAFNTARVLVGINPTEFDWQLPAGQSFQTPEAVLSYTGDGLNQLSQQMGDFYQHHLVNPHFAQQQRPVLVNNWEGTYFDFNEDKLVAIAEDAHALGIEMFVLDDGWFGHRDDDTTSLGDWDVYQEKLPNGMAHLAERVHGLKMQFGLWFEPEMISIDSQLYRTHPEWTIKTPKRQMTPGRNQFVLDMANPDVVDFLYGKISGLIETAHLDYIKWDMNRNITEAYSPTLPADQQGEFLHRYMLGVYDLYARLIAAHPTVLFESCASGGGRFDLGMMAYAPQAWTSDDTDAVERLKIQFGTSYGYPQAMMGAHVSAVPNDQTGRITPIETRAAVAYFGDLGYELDVTKCSPDEKAAIKQQVTFYKAHRELFQQGKFYRIDNPFTGDGNVGSWQVVSEDQRHAIAARYQILNHPNPAYTRLYLRGLAPDQRYRLNGGQHIYFGDELMHAGVFVPHLLESTQGVEQSADFSAFLVVIDAVEE; encoded by the coding sequence ATGTCAATCATCGTAAATCACCAACAGTTTCACTTGCAAACGGATCACAGCAGCTACATATTTCACGTCATGGCCAATGGCGAATTGGGTCAACTCTATTATGGGCCACGGTTACACGATCAAGCGACGTATCCCGAATTGCTGGTTCGCGAACACCATGAGGCGATGCCGGCTTGGCGATTGGATACACCTGACTTTCAGCCAGAAACGTTGAAACAAGAGTTTGCGGGTCTGGGTAAGGGTGACTACCGGGATCCTGCCTTTCAAATCACAGAACCAGATGGCAGTCGGATCAGCGAATTCAGCTACCAGGATTTTCGAATCGTTGATGGGAAGTCCCGACTGAGGGGCTTGCCATCGACCTTCGACGATGAGCACGACGATGCGCAGACGCTGGTGATTTCACTGGTAGATGCTGTGACGCAAGTTGTGCTGGAGTTGAGCTATGCAGTTTTTCCGCATCAAGACGTGATTGTCCGGAGCGCTAAATTTCAGAATCAGGGCCAAGCAGCGGTTAAGCTAAACCGGGCGTTGAGTAGTCAGTTAGATTTGCCAGATGCCGATTATGACTTACTCCAGTTCTCCGGAACTTGGACACGGGAACGGCATTTGGTCCGGACGCCGCTGCGAAGTGGTATTCAAAGCGTCGGGAGCCTGCGGGGGGCTTCCAGTCATCAACAGAACCCGGCCATGATTTTGGCCCGGCCACAGACCACGGATGATCAGGGGGCAGCCATGGGCTTCAACCTGGTCTACTCTGGTAACTTTTTGGATCAAGTGGAAGTCGATGCGTTTAACACGGCAAGAGTTCTGGTTGGTATCAACCCAACGGAATTCGACTGGCAGTTGCCAGCGGGTCAGTCCTTCCAGACACCAGAAGCCGTATTGAGTTACACGGGAGACGGTTTGAACCAATTAAGTCAGCAGATGGGGGACTTCTATCAACATCACCTCGTTAACCCCCACTTTGCGCAACAGCAGCGCCCTGTCTTGGTAAATAACTGGGAAGGAACCTATTTTGATTTTAATGAAGATAAGTTGGTGGCCATTGCTGAGGATGCCCACGCGTTGGGCATTGAAATGTTTGTCCTCGATGACGGTTGGTTCGGCCATCGAGATGACGATACAACCTCGTTAGGTGATTGGGACGTCTATCAGGAGAAGCTTCCGAATGGGATGGCGCACCTGGCCGAGCGAGTTCACGGTTTGAAAATGCAGTTCGGTCTTTGGTTTGAACCGGAAATGATTTCTATCGACAGTCAGCTATACCGGACCCATCCGGAATGGACGATTAAGACGCCTAAGCGCCAAATGACGCCAGGCCGGAACCAATTTGTCCTGGATATGGCCAATCCGGACGTCGTGGACTTTCTCTATGGCAAAATCAGTGGGTTGATTGAAACGGCCCACTTGGATTACATCAAATGGGACATGAACCGGAACATTACGGAGGCGTACAGTCCGACGTTACCGGCAGATCAGCAAGGGGAGTTCCTTCACCGCTATATGTTAGGTGTTTACGACCTGTATGCTCGGTTGATTGCGGCTCACCCAACCGTTCTGTTTGAATCCTGTGCTTCTGGTGGTGGTCGCTTTGACCTAGGGATGATGGCGTATGCACCGCAAGCCTGGACAAGTGATGACACGGATGCCGTCGAACGGTTGAAGATTCAATTTGGTACGTCCTACGGTTATCCGCAGGCGATGATGGGGGCACACGTTTCGGCGGTTCCCAATGACCAAACTGGGCGCATCACGCCAATTGAGACCCGTGCGGCGGTGGCTTACTTTGGCGACCTAGGCTATGAGTTGGATGTGACAAAATGTTCTCCCGATGAGAAGGCGGCAATTAAGCAACAAGTCACGTTCTACAAGGCCCACAGAGAGTTGTTCCAGCAAGGGAAGTTTTATCGCATTGACAATCCATTTACCGGGGATGGCAACGTGGGTAGCTGGCAGGTTGTTAGTGAGGATCAACGGCACGCCATTGCGGCACGTTATCAGATTCTCAACCATCCCAACCCAGCTTACACCCGCCTTTATCTGCGTGGATTGGCGCCAGATCAACGGTATCGCCTCAACGGCGGTCAACACATCTACTTTGGTGATGAGCTGATGCATGCTGGGGTTTTCGTACCACATTTGTTGGAGAGCACACAGGGGGTTGAGCAGTCAGCCGACTTTAGTGCCTTCTTAGTGGTCATCGACGCAGTGGAAGAGTGA
- the pcp gene encoding pyroglutamyl-peptidase I, producing the protein MKILVTGFDPFNGEPMNPSIEAVKRLPDTIADAEIVKVTVPTIFVRSAALVRQAILDEQPDVVLSIGQAGGRSAITPELVAINLNDAQVTDNAGLQPMDEPIQPDGPTAYFTQLPVKEMVDAMHEVGVPAAVSTTAGTFVCNHLMYQVQYQRAKEFPWLAAGFMHIPYLPSQVVDKPGVPAMALADVVRGITAAITALVKGINAVDDESPDD; encoded by the coding sequence ATGAAAATATTAGTGACTGGGTTTGATCCTTTTAACGGTGAGCCGATGAATCCGTCCATTGAGGCAGTCAAACGACTACCGGACACGATTGCTGACGCAGAAATTGTGAAGGTGACGGTGCCAACCATCTTTGTGCGAAGCGCGGCGTTAGTTCGGCAGGCAATTTTAGATGAGCAACCGGATGTGGTGCTGAGCATTGGTCAGGCTGGTGGTCGGTCGGCCATCACGCCGGAGCTGGTGGCCATTAACCTGAACGATGCACAGGTCACGGATAATGCTGGGTTACAGCCGATGGATGAACCGATTCAACCAGATGGCCCCACGGCGTATTTCACGCAGTTACCCGTAAAGGAAATGGTTGACGCCATGCATGAGGTGGGGGTCCCCGCTGCAGTCTCAACGACGGCGGGCACGTTTGTTTGCAACCACTTGATGTATCAGGTGCAGTATCAACGGGCCAAGGAGTTTCCTTGGTTGGCGGCAGGTTTCATGCACATTCCTTATTTGCCGAGTCAGGTGGTTGATAAGCCCGGTGTGCCAGCAATGGCCTTGGCTGACGTGGTGCGGGGGATTACGGCGGCCATCACGGCCCTGGTGAAGGGTATCAATGCGGTGGATGATGAGTCACCCGATGATTGA